Part of the Ornithinimicrobium flavum genome, CGACCGACCCCATACGCTCGATCACCCGCACCGGCACCCCCGCCCGGGCGAGCGTCACCGCCGCGGCCAGCCCGTTGGGGCCCGCACCGACGACGACCGCTCCACCATCACCCACCCGCCCGAGTATGGCAATCCTCGCCCCGGGCGTCCCGGTGAAGCCGGGGTGCGTGTGGCAGGCTCGGCGGCGTGCGCTGGACCTGTTCCCCCGACTCCTGCGACCCCGAGGCGGCCGAGCGGCTCCTGGCGACGGTGCCGGAGTGGTTCGGCCTGCCCGAGGCCAACGCCGACTACATCGCGGCCGCCAGCAGCAAGGAGACGTGGACGGTACGGGACGAGGAGGGCACGGTCGTCGGCCTGACGCTGGTCGACCGGCACTTCCCGCACGTGGCGGAGCTCCACCTCATGGTCGTCGACCGCGCCCACCACGGGCAGGGCGTCGGGACCGCCATGGTGCGGGCCGTGGAGGACGACGCCCGCGCACGGGGGGTCCGGCTGCTCCAGGTGAAGACCCTCGGCGCCTCCCACCGCGACGCCGGGTATGCGCGGACCCGCCACTTCTACGAGCGCGTCGGCTTCCTGCCGCTCGAGGAGACCGACCTGTGGGGCGAGGACAACCCGTGCCTGTTCATGGTGAAACCGCTGTGAGGGCCGCCCGACCCCGGACCGCGACCGACCGCGGGACGACGAAGGGCCGGACCCGCGCGATGCAGGTCCGGCCCCGTCCGACGCCCTGAGGCATCTCTGGCTGGCTGGCGGTGGCGGTGGGATTTGAACCCACGGAGGACTTGCGCCCTCACACGCTTTCGAGGCGTGCTCCTTAGGCCGCTCGGACACGCCACCGCCGGACAGGTTACCCGAGGACGACGGGCCTCCCGAAATCCCGGGGGTCAGCGGCGTCGGTCGAAGAAGTCGAGCAGCAGCGCCGCGCACTCGGCCTCCAGCACCCCGCCCACCACCTCGACCCGGTGCAGGGCCCGGCGGTCGCGCGGCAGGTCCCAGACGGACCCGCAGGCGCCGGCCTTGCCGTCCCAGGCGCCGAAGACGACCCGGTCGACACGGGCGAGCAGGGCGGCGCCGGCGCACATCGCGCACGGCTCGAGGGTCACGACCAGCGTGCACCCGTCCAGGCGCCAGGACCCGCGCCGCTCTCCCGCCTCGCGCAGCGCCACCACCTCCGCGTGCCCGGTGGGGTCGTGCTCGAGCTCGCGCACGTTGCGCCCCCGGCCGAGCACCCGGCCGTCCGCGTCCACCACGACGGCACCGATCGGCACGTCCTCGGCCTCGTCGGTCGCCCGGGCCTCGGCGAGCGCCAGCCGCACCCAGTCGGCATACCCCGGTGTCTGCATGGCGGGTACGTTACGCAGTATGCGCGTCCACGTTGCCGACCACCCGCTCATCGCCCACAAGCTGACCTACCTGCGGGACAAGCGCACGGACACCCCGACCTTCCGCCGGCTCGCGGACGAGCTGGTCACGCTCCTCGCCTACGAGGCCACCCGCGAGGTGCGGGTCGCCCCCTTCGACATCGAGACCCCCGTCGCCGCGACCCAGGGCATCCACCTCGCCACCCCGAAGCCGCTGGTCGTGCCCATCCTGCGGGCCGGCCTGGGGATGCTGGACGGGATGATGCGCATGCTCCCGACCGCCGAGGTGGGCTTCCTGGGGCTGGTCCGCAACGAGGAGACCTTCGAGGCGCACACCTACGCCAACCGGCTGCCGGACGACCTCGACAAGCGCCAGTGCTACGTCCTGGACCCCATGCTGGCCACCGGCGGCACGCTCATCGCGGCGATCCAGTACCTCGTGGAGCGCGGCGCCGACGACATCACCGCCATCACCCTCCTGTCCGCGCCCGAGGGCATCGAGCGGGTGCAGGCCGAGCTGGTCGACATCGGCCGGCCGGTCACCCTGGTCACCGGGGCGATCGACGAGCGGCTGAACGACCAGGGCTACATCGTCCCCGGGCTGGGCGACGCGGGAGACCGGCTCTACGGGGTCGTCTGAGGAGGTCAGGTATGCCGTCCGCCCGGGTGTCGCGCCGCTCGCAGGTCGAGCCGTTCCACGTCATGGAGGTGCTCAAGGCGGCGGCCGCGCGGCAGCGCAGCCACGGCGACGTGATCCTGCTGTGCGCCGGCCAGCCCTCCACCCCCGCGCCGGAGCCGGCCCGCGACGCGGCGGTCGCGGCCACGACCACCCAGGTGCTCGGCTACACGGAGTCCGGCGGGATCCTGCCGCTGCGGCACGCCATCGCCGACCACCACCGCGAGACCGCCGGGATCGAGGTCGACCCCGACGACGTGCAGGTCTTCCCCGGCTCCTCGGGGGCGTTCACCGCGCTCTTCCTCGCGGCCTTCGACGTGGGTGACACCGTCGCGATGACCCGGCCGGGCTACCCCGCCTACCGCAACACCCTGCGCGCCCTGGGTTGTCACGTGCTGGAGCTGGAGTGCGGTCCCGACACCCGCTTCCAGCCGACCGTCGCGATGCTGGAGGCGCTGCCGGAGCCGCCGGCCGGGCTGGTCGTCGCCTCCCCCGCCAACCCCACCGGCACGATCATCGACGCCGCCGAGCTGGCCGCGATCGCCCGGTGGTGCGAGGAGCACGGCACCCTGCTCGTGAGCGACGAGATCTACCACGGCCTCACCTACGGGCGCCCGACCGCCAGCGCCTGGGCCACCTCCCGCGAGGCGGTGGTCGTGGGGTCGGTGAGCAAGTACTTCTCGATGACGGGCTGGCGGCTCGGCTGGCTGCTCGCCCCGCACTCCCTGCGGCGCCCCCTCGAGGTCCTCAACGGCAACCTCAACATCTGCGCCCCCGTCGTCTCGCAGTACGCCG contains:
- the upp gene encoding uracil phosphoribosyltransferase gives rise to the protein MRVHVADHPLIAHKLTYLRDKRTDTPTFRRLADELVTLLAYEATREVRVAPFDIETPVAATQGIHLATPKPLVVPILRAGLGMLDGMMRMLPTAEVGFLGLVRNEETFEAHTYANRLPDDLDKRQCYVLDPMLATGGTLIAAIQYLVERGADDITAITLLSAPEGIERVQAELVDIGRPVTLVTGAIDERLNDQGYIVPGLGDAGDRLYGVV
- a CDS encoding nucleoside deaminase encodes the protein MQTPGYADWVRLALAEARATDEAEDVPIGAVVVDADGRVLGRGRNVRELEHDPTGHAEVVALREAGERRGSWRLDGCTLVVTLEPCAMCAGAALLARVDRVVFGAWDGKAGACGSVWDLPRDRRALHRVEVVGGVLEAECAALLLDFFDRRR
- a CDS encoding GNAT family N-acetyltransferase — its product is MRWTCSPDSCDPEAAERLLATVPEWFGLPEANADYIAAASSKETWTVRDEEGTVVGLTLVDRHFPHVAELHLMVVDRAHHGQGVGTAMVRAVEDDARARGVRLLQVKTLGASHRDAGYARTRHFYERVGFLPLEETDLWGEDNPCLFMVKPL
- a CDS encoding pyridoxal phosphate-dependent aminotransferase, whose amino-acid sequence is MPSARVSRRSQVEPFHVMEVLKAAAARQRSHGDVILLCAGQPSTPAPEPARDAAVAATTTQVLGYTESGGILPLRHAIADHHRETAGIEVDPDDVQVFPGSSGAFTALFLAAFDVGDTVAMTRPGYPAYRNTLRALGCHVLELECGPDTRFQPTVAMLEALPEPPAGLVVASPANPTGTIIDAAELAAIARWCEEHGTLLVSDEIYHGLTYGRPTASAWATSREAVVVGSVSKYFSMTGWRLGWLLAPHSLRRPLEVLNGNLNICAPVVSQYAALGAFTRPALAELDAHRERYAATRQLLIARLPEVGLRDYAPPDGAFYAWCDVGHLTDDSVAWCRDLLADCGVAITPGVDFDTVDGHRMVRLSFAGSTAEVAEALDRMERSPLLQG